The Leptospira bourretii genomic sequence ACATTATCATCCAGAATTTCCAATAAAACTTAGAGAATTTCTACTTCCTGCAAAAACAAACAAAACTTTGTATACAATCACTTTGCCCATTTATGAAAGTTCGATTCGAAGCACTGCTCGAGAGTTTTTTATTGTTTATCAGAAATTAGATTCTAATCCTAAGTTTTTTAGAAAAGAAGCAGATCGTTATCTGATGTTAGTGGAAGAGGATCGATTGGATCCTTATTATTTGGATCGGTTTATTTTATTTTTGTATCCTGCCTTTACAGACAATGAGGATCCAGAAGAATCATCTAGATTTGTTTATAGAAAAGGTGATGAATCAATTGATGCCCAAATCGTGAAGGAACTCGTTGGGTTTTGGCTTCGTAGAAAAGCAGATGGCACAGATACCGATTTTATTTTAGGATTAGTTGAATTACTGAAATTGTACGATTCGGAATTTTATTTAAACCGAACCGCACAGTCTTCCAATTAACTTTGGTTATCCTAAAATATCTTTTACTGCATCAATCACATCTTTTTCATCAGACTTTGTCATTCCGGCAAATAGTGGTAGTGAAACCGATTTATCATACATCTGACAAGCATTTGGATATTCTTTGCGATTGTATTGGAAAGTTTTTTTATAATAAGGATGTTCGAAGATGGGAATGAAGTGAAGGCTTGTCCCAATATTTCTTTCTTTTAACTCTTCTACTAATGTATCGCGCCCTACTTTTGCAATTTTTGGATCTACTTCAATGCGGTAGAGATGCCAACTATGAATTCCATTTGAATCTTCTTTAGGAAGTTTGATTCCTTTTAATGAAATAAATTCTTCATTATAATGTTTTGCAATTTCCGTTCGACGTTCCCAAAATCCATGTGATTCCTTTAGCTGTACGACTCCGAGAGCTGCAGCGATATCGGTCATATTATATTTATAACCAGCATCCACCACTTCATAATACCAACCTGGTCTGTTAAACGCATCACGGTTAATTCCATGAAGTCTCATCTTTCGGATTCGTTCTGCCGCTTCCTTATGAGAAGTAGTGACCATCCCCCCTTCTCCAGTTGTGATTCCTTTTGTGGCATAAAAACTAAAAACGGTAAAATCTCCCCAAGTTCCAATCATTTTATCTTTGTGAACTGCTGGGAAGGCATGGGCTGCATCTTCAATTACGTATAAATTGTATTCCTTTGCGATAGAAATCAGGCTTTCCATATCACAGGTATATCC encodes the following:
- a CDS encoding DegT/DnrJ/EryC1/StrS family aminotransferase encodes the protein MLTSRKTFLPFALPSISEDAIEEVAQVLRSGWVTSGPKVKQFEMEFGDFVGSKETIAVNSATAGLHLALEAIGLTSEDAAITSSITFTATAEVICYFGAEPILTDVDPIHNLMTPNRLRETIESKCKWNGKELKSKKTGKRIKAIMPVHLAGYTCDMESLISIAKEYNLYVIEDAAHAFPAVHKDKMIGTWGDFTVFSFYATKGITTGEGGMVTTSHKEAAERIRKMRLHGINRDAFNRPGWYYEVVDAGYKYNMTDIAAALGVVQLKESHGFWERRTEIAKHYNEEFISLKGIKLPKEDSNGIHSWHLYRIEVDPKIAKVGRDTLVEELKERNIGTSLHFIPIFEHPYYKKTFQYNRKEYPNACQMYDKSVSLPLFAGMTKSDEKDVIDAVKDILG